A section of the Burkholderia mallei ATCC 23344 genome encodes:
- a CDS encoding mechanosensitive ion channel family protein → MLTIDDLWRIADAPLHSWLGTLAVSALVLLAVAGIHWIGARIVKPIARPYPFMSVIVSYIDRPSFALLSLLALEFLWLQVDESLSHVGGLRTLAAVGTIAALTWLLMRLAAAVGDAIIRAHPIDTADNLEARRIHTQTRVLARTVMVLIVIIGTGAALMTFPNVRQIGASLLASAGVAGLVAGIAARPVLGNLIAGLQIALSQPIRLDDVVIIQGEWGRIEEISGTYVSVRLWDQRRLIVPLQWFIENPFQNWTRSSAELIGTVFLYVDYRLPLEPLRAELARIVADAPQWDGRVQVLQVTDATERSMQLRALVSARDSSLAWDLRCRVREGLIAFINAHYPHCLPRERTEWTTPDALAREPLRGERAPEPAASNAAFTAADPTTSEAGVPRAPH, encoded by the coding sequence ATGTTGACGATCGACGATTTGTGGCGCATCGCCGATGCGCCGCTTCATTCCTGGCTCGGCACGCTCGCCGTGTCGGCGCTCGTCTTGCTCGCGGTCGCGGGCATTCACTGGATCGGCGCGCGCATCGTCAAGCCGATCGCCCGGCCTTACCCGTTCATGAGCGTGATCGTGTCGTACATCGACCGGCCGTCGTTCGCGCTGTTGTCGCTTCTTGCGCTCGAATTCCTGTGGCTGCAGGTCGACGAATCGCTGTCGCACGTGGGCGGGCTGCGCACGCTCGCCGCGGTCGGCACGATCGCCGCGCTCACGTGGCTGCTGATGCGCTTGGCCGCCGCGGTCGGCGACGCGATCATCCGCGCGCATCCGATCGACACGGCGGACAACCTCGAGGCGCGCCGCATCCATACGCAGACGCGCGTGCTCGCGCGAACCGTGATGGTGCTGATCGTGATCATCGGCACGGGCGCGGCGCTGATGACGTTCCCGAACGTGCGGCAGATCGGCGCGAGCCTGCTCGCGTCGGCGGGCGTCGCGGGCCTCGTCGCCGGCATCGCCGCGCGCCCGGTGCTCGGCAACCTGATCGCGGGGCTGCAGATCGCGCTGTCGCAGCCGATCCGGCTCGACGACGTCGTCATCATCCAGGGCGAGTGGGGGCGCATCGAGGAGATATCGGGCACCTACGTGTCGGTGCGCCTGTGGGATCAGCGCCGGCTCATCGTGCCGCTGCAGTGGTTCATCGAGAATCCGTTCCAGAACTGGACGCGCAGCAGCGCGGAGCTGATCGGTACGGTGTTCCTGTACGTCGACTATCGGCTGCCGCTCGAGCCGCTGCGCGCGGAGCTCGCGCGGATCGTCGCCGACGCGCCGCAATGGGATGGCCGCGTGCAGGTGCTGCAGGTGACGGACGCCACCGAGCGTTCGATGCAACTGCGCGCGCTCGTCAGCGCGCGCGATTCGTCGCTGGCGTGGGATTTGCGCTGCCGCGTGCGCGAAGGGCTCATCGCGTTCATCAACGCGCACTATCCGCATTGCCTGCCGCGCGAGCGCACCGAATGGACGACGCCCGACGCGCTCGCGCGCGAGCCGCTGCGGGGCGAACGCGCGCCCGAGCCGGCCGCGAGCAACGCGGCGTTCACCGCGGCGGACCCGACCACGTCGGAGGCAGGCGTGCCGCGCGCGCCGCATTGA
- a CDS encoding Rap1a/Tai family immunity protein: MLRAMFCAAAFAVPLTAAAFTAGDLDKLCAKTDVKSRASCAAYIEGAADGVYNTIDAIGGTTGPRVGQYFCLPPDIKAQQMTDAVRKYIAENPKLADYNASTAVSLGLGKAFPCRSY, from the coding sequence ATGTTGCGGGCTATGTTTTGCGCCGCCGCGTTCGCCGTGCCGCTGACGGCGGCCGCCTTCACGGCCGGCGACCTCGACAAGCTGTGCGCGAAGACCGACGTCAAGTCGCGCGCGTCGTGCGCGGCGTACATCGAGGGCGCGGCGGACGGCGTCTACAACACGATCGACGCGATCGGCGGCACCACCGGGCCGCGCGTCGGTCAATACTTCTGCCTGCCGCCCGACATCAAGGCGCAGCAGATGACCGACGCGGTGCGCAAGTACATCGCGGAGAACCCGAAGCTCGCCGATTACAACGCGAGCACGGCCGTGTCGCTCGGGCTCGGCAAGGCGTTTCCCTGCCGCAGCTATTGA
- a CDS encoding ankyrin repeat domain-containing protein, translated as MKSIKHLSKQRTMGARLCALALALAAAPAHAESLDGIVKAVKFDDIKDISKQLKNGLDPNTIAPNGDPLLVIAAREKSDQVAAALAAAPNVELDKEDKAGENALMLAALNGDLPLVKLLVDKGAEVSKKGWSPLHYAATNGNDEVVKYLVDKSAYIDAASPNGTTPLMMAARGNHGSTVTLLLDQGADPALKNQLGITALDFAKHYNAPDATAILSKRTVRIGDAPAPNAQKSAK; from the coding sequence ATGAAGTCGATCAAGCACTTGTCGAAACAACGCACGATGGGCGCCAGGCTGTGCGCGCTCGCGCTCGCGCTCGCGGCGGCGCCCGCGCACGCGGAATCGCTCGACGGGATCGTGAAGGCCGTCAAGTTCGACGACATCAAGGACATCTCGAAGCAACTGAAGAACGGCCTCGACCCGAACACGATCGCGCCGAACGGCGATCCGCTCCTCGTGATCGCCGCGCGCGAGAAGTCCGATCAGGTCGCCGCCGCGCTCGCGGCCGCGCCGAACGTCGAGCTCGACAAGGAAGACAAGGCGGGCGAGAACGCGCTGATGCTCGCCGCGCTGAACGGCGATCTGCCGCTCGTGAAGCTGCTCGTCGACAAGGGCGCCGAAGTGAGCAAGAAGGGCTGGTCGCCGCTGCACTACGCGGCGACGAACGGCAACGACGAGGTTGTCAAGTATCTGGTCGACAAGTCCGCCTACATCGACGCCGCGTCGCCGAACGGCACGACGCCGCTGATGATGGCCGCGCGCGGCAACCACGGCTCTACCGTCACGCTGCTGCTCGACCAGGGCGCCGATCCCGCGCTGAAGAACCAGCTCGGCATCACCGCGCTCGATTTCGCGAAGCACTACAACGCGCCGGACGCAACCGCGATCCTGTCGAAGCGCACGGTGCGCATCGGCGATGCGCCAGCGCCGAACGCGCAAAAGAGTGCAAAATAA
- a CDS encoding TatD family hydrolase — translation MFVDSHCHINFEGLAERLPQVLENMREHGVTHALCVSVDLETLPAVLAIARDHDNVFASVGVHPDHEDAREPTVAELVELAAHPKVVAIGETGLDYYRLEGRSIADMQWQRERFRTHIRAAHATGKPLIVHTRASSEDTLRIMAEERASVPGGVMHCFTEPWPVAEAALAQNFHISLSGIVTFKSAADVQEVARRVPLERLLIETDSPYLAPVPYRGKRNEPAYVSYVGRFIAAQREMTDEALGAATSRNFFRLFKIARTGEASPVNQG, via the coding sequence ATGTTCGTCGATTCACACTGTCACATCAATTTCGAAGGGCTCGCCGAGCGTTTGCCGCAGGTGCTGGAGAACATGCGCGAGCACGGCGTCACGCATGCGCTCTGCGTCTCGGTCGATCTGGAGACGCTGCCCGCCGTGCTCGCTATCGCGCGCGATCACGACAACGTTTTCGCGTCGGTCGGCGTGCATCCGGATCACGAGGACGCGAGGGAGCCGACGGTGGCCGAGCTCGTCGAGCTCGCCGCGCATCCGAAGGTCGTCGCGATCGGCGAGACGGGCCTCGACTACTACCGGCTCGAGGGCCGCTCGATCGCCGACATGCAATGGCAGCGCGAGCGCTTTCGCACGCACATCCGCGCCGCGCATGCGACAGGCAAGCCGCTCATCGTCCATACGCGCGCGTCGTCGGAGGACACGCTGCGGATCATGGCCGAGGAGCGCGCGAGCGTGCCGGGCGGCGTGATGCACTGCTTCACCGAGCCGTGGCCCGTCGCCGAGGCGGCGCTGGCGCAGAACTTCCATATCTCGCTGTCGGGCATCGTCACGTTCAAGAGCGCGGCCGACGTGCAGGAGGTCGCGCGGCGCGTGCCGCTCGAGCGGCTGCTGATCGAGACCGATTCGCCGTACCTCGCGCCCGTGCCGTATCGCGGCAAGCGGAATGAACCTGCGTACGTGAGTTATGTCGGACGCTTTATCGCGGCGCAACGCGAGATGACCGACGAGGCGCTCGGCGCCGCGACGTCGCGGAACTTTTTCCGGCTGTTCAAGATCGCCCGCACGGGCGAGGCCAGCCCAGTCAACCAGGGGTAG
- a CDS encoding GNAT family N-acetyltransferase, with amino-acid sequence MTQLAYRDATPADLPAIVAIYNSTVASRRVTADTEPVTVDSRRAWFDAHNPHARPLWVVEEAGRVIAWLSFSDFYGRPAYGHTAEISIYLDEAARGSGLGSRLLEAALAKAPALGVHTALGFIFGHNEPSLRLFARYGFTTWGTLPRVAVLDGVERDLVIVGKRLADA; translated from the coding sequence ATGACCCAGCTTGCCTACCGCGACGCCACGCCCGCCGATCTGCCGGCGATCGTCGCGATCTACAATTCGACGGTCGCGTCGCGCCGCGTGACGGCGGACACCGAGCCCGTGACGGTCGACAGCCGCCGCGCGTGGTTCGACGCGCACAATCCGCATGCTCGGCCGCTGTGGGTGGTCGAGGAGGCGGGGCGGGTGATCGCGTGGCTGAGCTTCTCCGATTTCTACGGCCGGCCCGCGTACGGACACACCGCGGAGATCAGCATCTATCTCGACGAGGCCGCGCGCGGCAGCGGGCTCGGCAGCCGGCTGCTCGAGGCGGCGCTCGCGAAGGCGCCGGCGCTCGGCGTGCACACGGCGCTCGGCTTCATCTTCGGCCACAACGAGCCGAGCCTGCGGCTCTTCGCGCGGTACGGCTTCACGACCTGGGGAACGCTGCCGCGCGTCGCGGTGCTCGACGGCGTCGAGCGCGATCTCGTGATCGTCGGCAAGCGGCTCGCCGACGCCTGA
- a CDS encoding DNA polymerase III subunit delta', producing the protein MIYPWQTDDWNRLQALRAHWPHALLLYGQAGIGKLAFARHLAKGFLCETPRENGEPCGACAACTWFEQGNHPDYRIVVPEALAAELPGAADEPKAADADEGGKKARTPSKEIKIEQVRALVDFCGIASHRGGARVVVLYPAEALNVAAANALLKTLEEPPSGVVFLLASARVDRLLPTIVSRCRQWPMAVPAPDAAAAWLAAQQVADANALLAEAGGAPLAALALANDENRPLRDWTLAQLAAGAACDPFACGETLQKLPVPVVLGWLQRWLYDLLAERAAGAPRYFPAQRAALARCAAAADANAFARFLKTVTRQRAVENHPLSARLVFEELFLGYRELFASP; encoded by the coding sequence ATGATCTATCCGTGGCAGACCGACGACTGGAACCGCCTGCAGGCGCTGCGCGCGCATTGGCCGCACGCGCTGCTGCTGTACGGGCAGGCGGGAATCGGCAAGCTCGCCTTCGCGCGGCACCTCGCGAAGGGCTTCTTGTGCGAGACGCCGCGCGAGAACGGCGAACCGTGCGGCGCGTGCGCCGCGTGCACGTGGTTCGAGCAGGGCAATCACCCCGATTACCGGATCGTCGTGCCCGAGGCGCTCGCGGCCGAGCTGCCGGGCGCGGCCGACGAGCCGAAGGCCGCCGACGCCGACGAAGGCGGCAAGAAGGCCAGGACGCCGAGCAAGGAAATCAAGATCGAGCAGGTGCGCGCGCTCGTCGACTTCTGCGGGATCGCGTCGCATCGCGGCGGCGCGCGCGTCGTCGTGCTGTATCCGGCCGAGGCGCTGAACGTCGCGGCCGCGAACGCGCTATTGAAGACGCTCGAGGAGCCGCCGTCGGGCGTCGTGTTCCTGCTCGCGTCCGCGCGCGTCGACCGGCTGCTGCCGACGATCGTGAGCCGCTGCCGGCAGTGGCCGATGGCGGTGCCCGCGCCCGACGCGGCCGCCGCGTGGCTCGCGGCGCAGCAGGTGGCGGACGCGAACGCGCTCCTCGCCGAGGCGGGGGGCGCGCCGCTCGCCGCGCTCGCGCTCGCGAACGACGAGAACCGGCCGCTGCGCGACTGGACGCTCGCGCAGCTCGCGGCGGGCGCCGCGTGCGATCCGTTCGCGTGCGGCGAGACGCTGCAGAAACTGCCCGTGCCCGTCGTGCTCGGCTGGCTGCAGCGCTGGCTGTACGATCTGCTCGCCGAGCGCGCGGCGGGCGCGCCGCGCTATTTCCCCGCGCAGCGCGCGGCGCTCGCGCGCTGCGCGGCGGCGGCCGACGCGAACGCGTTCGCGCGCTTCCTGAAGACGGTCACGCGGCAGCGCGCGGTGGAGAACCATCCGCTCAGCGCGCGCCTCGTGTTCGAAGAGCTGTTTCTCGGCTATCGGGAACTGTTCGCGTCGCCCTGA
- the tmk gene encoding dTMP kinase: MARGKFITFEGIDGAGKTTHLQWFCDRLQERLGPTGRHVVVTREPGGTQLGETLREILLNQPMDLETEALLMFAGRREHLALVIEPALARGDWVVSDRFTDATFAYQGGGRGLPRDKLEALERWVQGGFQPDLTVLFDVQPQVASARRGAVRMPDKFESESDAFFARTRAEYLRRAHEAPHRFAIVDSSESIPQIRKQLEGVLAAL, from the coding sequence ATGGCGCGTGGCAAATTCATCACGTTCGAAGGGATCGACGGCGCGGGCAAGACCACGCATCTGCAGTGGTTCTGCGACCGGCTCCAGGAAAGGCTCGGGCCGACCGGCAGGCACGTCGTCGTCACCCGCGAGCCGGGCGGCACGCAGCTCGGCGAGACGCTGCGCGAGATTCTGCTGAACCAGCCGATGGACCTCGAGACCGAGGCGCTGCTGATGTTCGCCGGCCGGCGCGAGCATCTCGCGCTCGTGATCGAGCCCGCGCTCGCGCGCGGCGATTGGGTCGTGTCGGACCGCTTCACCGATGCGACGTTCGCCTATCAGGGCGGCGGCCGCGGGCTGCCGCGCGACAAGCTCGAGGCGCTCGAGCGCTGGGTGCAGGGCGGCTTCCAGCCGGATCTGACGGTGCTGTTCGACGTGCAGCCGCAGGTGGCGAGCGCGCGGCGCGGCGCCGTGCGGATGCCGGACAAGTTCGAGAGCGAATCGGACGCCTTCTTCGCGCGCACCCGCGCCGAGTACCTGCGCCGCGCGCACGAGGCGCCGCATCGTTTCGCGATCGTCGATTCGAGCGAGTCGATTCCGCAGATCCGCAAGCAGCTCGAAGGCGTGCTCGCCGCACTGTGA
- the mltG gene encoding endolytic transglycosylase MltG — protein sequence MSLLKKCAALAALAVVLLGVACAGGAYYWATRPLALAAPILDVTIKPRSSVRSVAQQLVHGGVGVEPRLFVAMTRVLFLSSRLKSGNYEFKTGVSPYEVLQKVARGDVNEYVVTVIEGWTFRRMRAELDANAALAHASAGMSDAALLRAIGAPAEVVARGTGEGLFFPDTYLFDKGTSDLNVYRRAYRLMQARLADAWTARRPGLPFKTPYEALTVASLVEKETGHASDRAFVSGVFANRLRAGMPLQTDPSVIYGMGDAYTGRLRKRDLQTDTPYNTYTRRGLPPTPIALPGEAALYAAVNPAATSALYFVARGDGTSVFSDTLGDHNKAVDKYIRGQ from the coding sequence ATGTCCCTACTGAAGAAGTGCGCCGCGCTCGCGGCGCTCGCCGTCGTATTGCTGGGCGTCGCGTGCGCGGGCGGCGCCTATTACTGGGCCACTCGGCCGCTCGCGCTCGCCGCGCCGATCCTCGATGTGACGATCAAGCCCCGCAGCAGCGTGCGCAGCGTCGCGCAGCAACTCGTGCACGGCGGCGTGGGCGTCGAGCCGCGCCTGTTCGTCGCGATGACGCGCGTGCTGTTCCTGTCGAGCCGGCTCAAGTCCGGCAATTACGAATTCAAGACGGGCGTGAGCCCTTACGAGGTGTTGCAGAAGGTCGCGCGCGGGGACGTGAACGAATATGTCGTGACCGTGATCGAGGGCTGGACGTTCCGGCGCATGCGCGCGGAGCTCGACGCGAATGCGGCGCTCGCGCATGCGAGCGCGGGGATGAGCGACGCGGCGCTGCTGCGCGCGATCGGCGCGCCCGCCGAAGTCGTCGCGCGCGGCACCGGCGAGGGGCTGTTCTTTCCGGATACCTATCTGTTCGACAAGGGCACGAGCGACCTGAACGTGTATCGGCGCGCGTACCGGCTGATGCAGGCGCGCCTGGCCGACGCGTGGACCGCCCGTCGGCCCGGCCTGCCGTTCAAGACCCCTTACGAGGCGCTGACGGTCGCGTCGCTCGTCGAGAAGGAGACGGGGCACGCGTCCGACCGTGCGTTCGTGTCGGGCGTGTTCGCGAATCGCCTGCGGGCCGGGATGCCGCTGCAGACCGATCCCTCGGTGATCTACGGAATGGGCGACGCGTACACGGGGCGGCTGCGCAAGCGCGATCTGCAGACCGACACTCCGTACAATACCTACACGCGCCGCGGGCTGCCCCCGACGCCGATCGCGCTGCCGGGCGAGGCGGCGCTCTACGCCGCGGTGAACCCGGCGGCGACGTCCGCGCTCTATTTCGTCGCGAGGGGCGACGGCACGAGCGTCTTCTCGGACACGCTCGGGGATCACAACAAGGCCGTGGACAAATACATACGAGGTCAATGA
- a CDS encoding YgfZ/GcvT domain-containing protein yields the protein MSTPIASPAAQAIAPTAPPTLPRPSADDFAAVLERGAFAALEQFGIVDVTGADAATFLHGQLTNDVEHLDAASARLAGYCSPKGRLLASFLAWRAGHDVRLLVSKDVQPAVQKRLSMFVLRAKAKLADASGALVAIGFAGDVRAALSGIFDALPDGIHTKVDAPAGALMRLPDAAGRARYLWIATRAEFDARLPALEAALPRVSAAVWDWLDVRAGEPRITQPAVEQFVPQMVNFDVIGGVNFRKGCYPGQEVVARSQYRGTIKRRTALAHVAAGTDAAHAGVELYHSDDPGQPCGMIVNAAAAPEGGVDALVEIKLAALGNGSVHLASASGPTLAFLPLPYALPVEA from the coding sequence ATGAGCACACCGATCGCCTCCCCGGCCGCGCAGGCCATCGCTCCCACCGCGCCGCCGACGCTGCCCCGTCCGAGCGCCGACGATTTCGCCGCCGTGCTCGAGCGCGGCGCGTTCGCGGCGCTCGAGCAATTCGGCATCGTCGACGTGACGGGCGCCGACGCCGCGACGTTTCTGCACGGCCAGTTGACGAACGACGTCGAACATCTCGACGCCGCGAGCGCGCGCCTGGCCGGCTACTGCTCGCCGAAGGGGCGCCTGCTCGCGTCGTTCCTCGCATGGCGCGCCGGCCACGACGTGCGCCTGCTCGTATCGAAGGACGTGCAGCCCGCGGTGCAAAAGCGCCTGTCGATGTTCGTGCTGCGCGCGAAGGCGAAGCTCGCCGACGCGAGCGGCGCGCTCGTCGCGATCGGCTTCGCGGGCGACGTGCGCGCCGCGCTGTCGGGCATCTTCGACGCACTACCCGACGGCATCCACACGAAAGTCGACGCGCCGGCCGGCGCGCTCATGCGGCTGCCCGACGCGGCGGGCCGCGCGCGCTACCTGTGGATCGCGACGCGCGCCGAGTTCGACGCGCGCCTGCCCGCGCTCGAAGCCGCGCTGCCGCGCGTGTCGGCCGCCGTCTGGGATTGGCTCGACGTGCGCGCGGGCGAGCCGCGCATCACGCAGCCGGCCGTCGAGCAATTCGTTCCGCAAATGGTCAACTTCGACGTGATCGGCGGCGTCAACTTCCGCAAGGGCTGCTATCCGGGCCAGGAAGTCGTCGCGCGCAGCCAGTACCGGGGCACGATCAAGCGCCGCACCGCGCTCGCGCACGTCGCGGCCGGCACCGACGCCGCGCATGCGGGCGTCGAGCTCTATCATTCGGACGATCCGGGCCAGCCGTGCGGGATGATCGTGAACGCGGCGGCGGCGCCCGAAGGCGGCGTCGACGCGCTCGTCGAGATCAAGCTCGCCGCGCTCGGGAACGGATCGGTCCACCTGGCGTCCGCGAGCGGCCCGACGCTCGCGTTCCTGCCGCTTCCCTACGCGCTGCCCGTCGAAGCCTGA
- a CDS encoding NRDE family protein: MCLIVFDWQPDTTHGPVLTLAANRDEFFRRTSAPLAWWSDAPHVLAGRDLEGGGTWLGVARDGRFAALTNYRAPFDIRAGAPTRGKLVSGFLTGENVAPLDYLANVAEKAVFYNGFTLLAGDVARGELAWYCNRPADAQPAPDAPVSVAPGVHGLSNARLDTPWPKLVGKRSALGALLTGDAAAPLDALIEMMRDTREAADDALPHTGIPLERERALSAAFIETPEYGSRGTTVLRVARDAEGRLRFDMKERCDDDGSHRIVRPGAFERAFTFDVDTGGHPRR; this comes from the coding sequence ATGTGCCTGATCGTATTCGATTGGCAGCCCGACACCACGCACGGCCCGGTGCTGACGCTCGCCGCGAACCGCGACGAATTCTTCCGCCGCACGAGCGCGCCGCTCGCGTGGTGGAGCGACGCGCCGCACGTGCTCGCGGGCCGCGATCTCGAAGGCGGCGGCACGTGGCTCGGTGTCGCGCGCGACGGCCGCTTCGCCGCGCTCACCAATTACCGCGCGCCGTTCGACATACGCGCGGGCGCGCCGACGCGCGGCAAGCTCGTCTCCGGCTTCCTGACGGGCGAGAACGTCGCGCCGCTCGACTATCTCGCGAACGTCGCCGAGAAGGCCGTGTTCTACAACGGCTTCACGCTGCTCGCGGGCGACGTCGCGCGCGGCGAACTCGCGTGGTACTGCAATCGCCCGGCCGACGCCCAGCCGGCGCCCGACGCGCCCGTATCCGTCGCGCCCGGCGTGCACGGGCTGTCGAACGCCCGGCTCGACACGCCGTGGCCGAAGCTCGTCGGCAAGCGCAGCGCGCTCGGCGCACTGCTCACCGGCGACGCGGCGGCGCCGCTCGACGCGCTGATCGAGATGATGCGCGACACCCGCGAAGCCGCCGACGACGCGCTGCCGCACACGGGCATTCCGCTCGAGCGCGAGCGCGCGCTGTCCGCGGCGTTCATCGAGACGCCCGAATACGGATCGCGCGGCACGACGGTGCTGCGGGTCGCGCGCGACGCCGAGGGGCGGCTCAGGTTCGACATGAAGGAGCGATGCGACGACGACGGCTCGCACCGGATCGTGCGGCCGGGCGCGTTCGAGCGCGCGTTCACGTTCGACGTCGACACGGGCGGCCACCCGCGTCGGTGA
- a CDS encoding GNAT family N-acetyltransferase, with protein MESIEIETGDWSRLGGDASRIRDAVFVREQRIPAELDLDDDDPHARHAVAYLVDGTAGARRAVATGRLLPTGAIGRVSVLADARGRGVGSRLLDALLAEARGRGDALVRLYAQQRAVAFYLRIGFRIVGEPFVAAGVQHIEMAREP; from the coding sequence ATGGAAAGCATCGAAATCGAAACCGGCGACTGGTCGCGCCTCGGCGGCGACGCATCGCGGATTCGCGACGCGGTGTTCGTGCGCGAGCAGCGCATTCCGGCTGAGCTCGATCTCGACGACGACGATCCGCATGCGCGGCACGCGGTCGCGTACCTGGTCGACGGCACGGCGGGCGCGCGGCGTGCCGTCGCGACGGGGCGGCTTCTACCGACGGGCGCGATCGGCCGGGTGTCGGTGCTTGCCGACGCGCGCGGCCGCGGCGTGGGCTCGCGGCTTCTGGACGCGCTGCTCGCCGAAGCGCGGGGGCGCGGCGACGCGCTCGTGCGCCTCTATGCGCAGCAGCGCGCGGTTGCGTTCTACCTGAGGATCGGGTTTCGGATCGTCGGCGAGCCGTTCGTCGCGGCGGGCGTGCAGCATATCGAGATGGCCCGCGAGCCGTGA
- a CDS encoding alpha/beta hydrolase produces MPLNPKIAQVLDMIERAKRPDYHEQTPAQARAAYEKSAPILDVAPAPMFSVEDLRVPSRDGGAFGARLYLPVEPSLAEPLPVLVYYHGGGFTVGSVNTHDALCRMFARDAQCAVLSVDYRLAPEHKFPTAVDDAEDALVWLHAHASRFGIDSARLAVGGDSAGGTLATVCAVLARDRGIALALQLLIYPGTVGHQQTESHARLAKGYLLSADTIQWFFGHYVRDASDRDDWRFAPLDGTRGAPSFERVAPAWIATAQYDPLSDEGEAYADKLRAAGNRVTLVAYAGMIHEFFKMGGYVPEVRLAHADAVGALRAAFDGD; encoded by the coding sequence ATGCCGCTGAATCCGAAGATCGCGCAGGTGCTCGACATGATCGAGCGCGCCAAGCGTCCCGATTATCATGAACAGACGCCCGCGCAGGCGCGCGCCGCATACGAGAAGAGCGCGCCGATCCTCGACGTCGCGCCCGCGCCGATGTTTTCGGTCGAAGACCTGCGCGTGCCGTCGCGCGACGGCGGCGCGTTCGGCGCGCGGCTCTATCTGCCCGTCGAACCGAGTCTCGCCGAGCCGCTGCCCGTGCTCGTCTACTACCACGGCGGCGGCTTCACGGTCGGCAGCGTGAACACGCACGACGCGCTGTGCCGGATGTTCGCGCGCGATGCGCAGTGCGCGGTGCTGTCGGTCGATTACCGGCTCGCGCCGGAGCACAAGTTCCCGACCGCCGTCGACGACGCGGAGGACGCGCTCGTGTGGCTGCATGCGCACGCGTCGCGCTTCGGAATCGATTCGGCGCGGCTCGCGGTGGGCGGCGACAGCGCGGGCGGCACGCTCGCGACGGTGTGCGCGGTGCTCGCGCGCGATCGCGGGATCGCGCTCGCGCTGCAACTGCTGATCTATCCGGGTACGGTGGGGCATCAGCAGACCGAATCGCACGCGCGGCTCGCGAAAGGCTATCTGTTGTCCGCGGACACGATCCAGTGGTTTTTCGGGCATTACGTGCGCGATGCGTCGGATCGCGACGACTGGCGCTTCGCGCCGCTCGACGGCACGCGCGGCGCGCCGTCGTTCGAGCGCGTCGCGCCCGCGTGGATCGCGACGGCGCAGTACGATCCGCTATCCGACGAAGGCGAAGCGTATGCGGACAAGCTGCGCGCGGCGGGCAACCGCGTGACGCTCGTCGCGTACGCGGGGATGATTCACGAGTTCTTCAAGATGGGCGGCTACGTGCCGGAGGTGCGGCTCGCGCATGCGGACGCGGTGGGCGCGCTGCGCGCGGCGTTCGACGGCGATTGA
- a CDS encoding NADP-dependent oxidoreductase, translated as MSQVNRRVLLVSRPEREARVENFELVETPLAPLAEGEVRVRNHFLSIDPYMRGRMNAGRSYAEPQPLGEVMGGGTAGEVVESRNPAFAPGDRVIGAYGWQEYGTSAGKELRKVDTTRVPLSAYLGAAGMPGVTAWYGLNRIIRPRAGETLVVSAASGAVGSVVGQLAKLAGCRAVGIAGGADKCRYVVDTLGFDACVDYKAGRLADDLAAAAPDGVDGCFENVGGAVLDATLARMNPFGRIAMCGMIAAYDGAPAPLANPALILRERLLVQGFIVSEHFDVWPEALAQLASLVANRQLHYRETIAQGLERAPDALLGLLKGRNFGKQLVALV; from the coding sequence ATGTCACAGGTCAACCGGCGGGTGCTGCTCGTGTCGCGCCCCGAACGCGAGGCGCGCGTCGAGAACTTCGAACTCGTCGAGACGCCGCTTGCGCCGCTCGCCGAAGGCGAGGTGCGCGTGCGCAATCATTTTCTGTCGATCGATCCGTACATGCGCGGGCGGATGAACGCGGGGCGCTCGTACGCCGAGCCGCAACCGCTCGGCGAGGTGATGGGCGGCGGCACCGCCGGCGAGGTCGTCGAGTCGCGCAATCCGGCGTTCGCCCCCGGCGATCGCGTGATCGGCGCGTACGGCTGGCAGGAGTACGGCACGTCGGCGGGCAAGGAACTGCGCAAGGTCGACACGACGCGCGTGCCGCTGTCCGCGTATCTCGGAGCCGCCGGAATGCCCGGCGTGACCGCGTGGTACGGCCTGAACCGGATCATCCGGCCGCGCGCGGGCGAGACGCTCGTCGTCAGCGCGGCGAGCGGCGCGGTCGGCAGCGTGGTCGGGCAGCTCGCGAAGCTCGCCGGGTGTCGCGCGGTCGGCATCGCGGGCGGCGCGGACAAGTGCCGCTACGTCGTCGATACGCTCGGCTTCGATGCGTGCGTCGACTACAAGGCGGGCCGGCTCGCCGACGATCTCGCGGCCGCCGCGCCGGACGGCGTCGACGGCTGTTTCGAGAACGTCGGCGGCGCGGTGCTCGATGCGACGCTCGCGCGGATGAACCCGTTCGGGCGCATCGCGATGTGCGGGATGATCGCCGCGTACGACGGCGCGCCCGCGCCGCTCGCGAACCCGGCGCTGATCCTGCGCGAGCGGCTGCTCGTGCAGGGCTTCATCGTGTCCGAGCACTTCGACGTGTGGCCCGAGGCGCTCGCGCAGCTCGCGTCGCTCGTCGCGAACAGGCAGCTGCATTATCGGGAGACGATCGCGCAGGGCCTCGAGCGCGCGCCCGACGCGCTGCTCGGGCTGCTGAAAGGGCGCAATTTCGGCAAGCAGCTCGTCGCGCTCGTCTGA